A region of Burkholderiales bacterium JOSHI_001 DNA encodes the following proteins:
- a CDS encoding ParB-like partition protein (PFAM: ParB-like nuclease domain; KorB domain~TIGRFAM: ParB-like partition proteins) — MPLQLDDLAALDAPALDASGVPLMLSIDSIDEDAEQPRHEFDTNALQELADTIRERGVRQPISVRPNLQQSGRWILNFGARRLRAARLAGLTTIPAFIDTTADNYDQVIENEQREGLRPLELAMFVQKRLALGDNQAEIAKRLGKSRQWVTLATAMIEPPDWLLDLYRQGRCRGMMELYELRRLHGEHPQYIEAWVADRDAITRDGVAGLRAELNAAAVGSARPGASTLMQAIDSPPADSDPSASGLDAATPAKPRPKTNTRLHVEMDGQDYQLVVSVAPIKAGHLYIRPLKGGPRSMAPASALKLRGFVSR; from the coding sequence ATGCCGCTGCAGCTTGATGATCTGGCGGCGCTGGATGCGCCCGCACTGGATGCCTCCGGTGTGCCGCTGATGCTGTCCATCGATTCGATCGACGAGGACGCTGAGCAGCCGCGCCACGAGTTCGACACCAACGCATTGCAGGAACTGGCCGACACCATTCGAGAACGTGGCGTGCGCCAGCCGATCTCGGTACGGCCGAATTTGCAACAGTCTGGCCGGTGGATTCTGAACTTCGGTGCCCGGCGCTTACGGGCCGCTCGACTCGCTGGACTCACAACGATCCCCGCGTTCATCGACACCACCGCAGACAACTACGACCAGGTGATCGAGAACGAGCAGCGCGAGGGACTTCGCCCGCTGGAGCTGGCGATGTTTGTGCAGAAGCGCCTGGCCCTTGGCGACAACCAGGCCGAGATCGCCAAGCGGCTGGGCAAGAGCCGGCAGTGGGTCACACTGGCCACCGCGATGATCGAGCCCCCGGACTGGCTGCTGGACTTGTACCGACAAGGCCGCTGCCGGGGAATGATGGAGCTGTACGAACTGCGGCGCCTGCATGGCGAGCATCCGCAGTACATCGAAGCCTGGGTGGCCGATCGGGACGCCATCACCCGGGACGGTGTTGCGGGGCTGCGGGCGGAACTCAATGCTGCGGCCGTGGGGTCGGCTCGGCCTGGCGCGTCCACGCTGATGCAGGCGATCGACAGCCCGCCGGCCGACTCGGACCCGAGCGCCTCTGGACTGGACGCGGCGACGCCAGCCAAGCCTCGGCCGAAGACGAACACGCGACTGCATGTCGAGATGGATGGACAAGACTACCAACTGGTGGTCTCGGTGGCGCCGATCAAAGCGGGCCACCTGTACATCAGGCCCTTGAAGGGAGGCCCGCGATCAATGGCGCCGGCCTCGGCATTGAAACTGCGAGGGTTCGTCAGTCGTTGA